Genomic window (Synechococcus sp. LA31):
TGGGCACTGCCCGCCGCATCACCATCAATAAGGACACCACCACGATCGTGGCCGAAGGCAACGAGGTGGCTGTGAAGGCCCGCTGCGAGCAGATCCGCAAGCAGATGGACGAAACCGACTCCTCCTATGACAAGGAGAAGCTGCAGGAGCGTCTGGCCAAGCTGAGCGGCGGTGTGGCCGTGGTCAAGGTGGGCGCTGCCACCGAGACCGAGATGAAGGACAAGAAACTGCGCCTGGAAGATGCCATCAACGCCACCAAGGCGGCTGTTGAAGAGGGCATTGTTCCTGGTGGTGGTACCACCCTGGCTCACCTGGCTCCTGCTCTCGAGCAGTGGGCTGCTGCCAACCTCTCCGGCGAGGAGCTGATCGGTGCCACCATCGTGGCCTCGTCCCTTACCGCTCCCCTCAAGCGCATCGCTGAGAACGCCGGTGTGAACGGCTCTGTGGTGGCCGAGCACGTGAAGAACAAGCCCTTCACCGAGGGCTATAACGCTGCTACTGGCGAGTATGTCGACATGCTGGCTGCCGGTATCGTCGACCCCGCCAAGGTGACTCGTTCCGGATTGCAAAATGCCGCCTCGATCGCAGGCATGGTGTTGACCACCGAGTGCATCGTGGCTGACATGCCCGAGAAGAAGGAAGCAGCTCCTGCCGGCGGCGGCATGGGCGGCGACTTCGACTATTGATCGCAGTCGGTTCGACGCAATGCCAAGGGGAGGGCTATTGCCCTCCTTTTTTTTGTCTTGGCTGATCTGTCAGGATGGAAGCTGCTGATTTGAGCTGCAATGTTTCGTCGTTGGTTACGTGAGTATGCTGACTTCTTCTTTAAGAAGGGCAATGCATTGGAATTGGCCATCGGTGTGCTCGTGGCCACTCAGTTTCAGCAGATTGTGGATGTGATTACCAAGGATCTGTTGATGCCTCTGCTCAATCCGTTGGCTCTTGGCGGTAGTTGGCAGGATCTCTCGGTTCCCTACTTTGGTGGGGAGATCATGGTGGGGCGTGTGATTGATATGATCTTGAACTCATTGATTGTTGGTTGGGTGTTGTTTGTGTTGATCAAGTTGATCAGTCGCACTCGGTCGTTGACGGCAAGTGTTATTCCTGGCGATACCGACGGGTGACGTCCATGGCGCTGTTTTCGGGACTTCGGGCTGACGGTCTTGGGGATTCCCTGCCCGCCCTGCGCCTGCCTGATCAAGAAACCCCCGAAATGTTCATTCTGAACTTTTTCGGGCTCCGTGCGCTGGAACAGTAGCGATCACTACGGTATGGAGGGGCATGCGCACCCGTTGGCGGAATGCCTTGATTGCGGCTGCCGCGGTGCCGGCGATGCAGCTGCTCTGTGGAGCCCTGCTGCCAGCTGAGGCTGTTGAAGATGCTGGCGCCTTGGCAGCGGCAGACAACACCTTGGTGCTGGTGTCTGCTGCCTTGGTGCTGTTGATGACCCCAGGGCTCGCTTTTTTCTACGGCGGCTTTGTTCAGGGCCGCAATGTGCTCAACACGATGGCGATGAGCTTCGTGATGATGGGCATTGCCACGTTGGTTTGGGCGAGCTTCGGTTTCAGCCTCGCCTTCGCTAACGGCGGCACCCTGCAGCCCTGGATTGGAAATCCCTTCAGTTATGCCCTGCTGGAGAACATTCCGGCCGCTTGGCAGCCGCTTGCGATTCCCGGGCTGAGTTTTGCTCTGTTTCAGGGCATGTTTGCGATCATCACACCGGCATTGATTTCAGGTGCTCTGGTGGAGCGCATCAGCTTCCGCTTTTGGTGCTTGTTTACCCCGGTCTGGCTGCTGTTGGTTTATGCGCCGCTGGCTCACATGGTCTGGGGCGGTGGTCTGCTGGGTAAGGACCTTGACTTTGCCGGTGGCACGGTAGTGCACATCAGCTCTGGTGTCACAGCTCTGATGCTTGCAGCCTTGTTGGGTGCCCGTCGCGGCTGGCCGCAGTCGATGCGTCCGCCCCACGACGTGACCCAGATTCTTTTGGGGACTGGCCTGCTCTGGTTCGGTTGGTTTGGCTTCAATGGCGGCAGCCAGCTCACGGTGGCGGGTGCCGAATTGCCCTTCACCACCACCCATGTGTCTGCGGCGGCGGGAATGGTGGCTTGGTCATTGTTGGAGACCTTCAGCGATGGCCGCAAACCCACCGTGGTGGGGATGGCCACCGGCGCAGTGGCTGGCTTGGTGGGGATTACACCAGCTGCTGGCTTTGTGACGGTGGGATCGAGCATGTTGATCGGCTCCCTCACCGCGCTGGTGTGCTTCTTCTCCGTGCAAATCAAGGTGAAGCTGCGCTTTGATGACTCCCTCGATACCTACGCGGTTCACGGTGTTGGTGGTACAGCCGGAGCGTTGCTCACTGGGGTGTTTGCCAATGCCGATCTCATCGCGAGCCACCCTGCAGGGCAGGTTTTGGCCGAGCAGGGTCGTCTGGCCTTGGTATCCGGCCAGTTGCAGGCTGTTTTGGTGGCCTATGGCCTTGCCGCAGCGGGCACGTTGTTGATCGCTGCTGCCTTGCGGGGTCTTGGAGTGCGCTTCCGCGTGCCCGTGTCAGCTGAGAATCTCGGTGTGGATGTGCAGGAGCACGGTGAGGAAGCTTATGCCGAACGAATCGGTTCGCCTCAGCTGTTCTGAGGGTTGGGCTTGAAGCTGAGCGCGACGCCGTTGTTGCAGTAGCGCTTGCCTGTTGGTTTGGGGCCGTCGCCAAACACATGGCCCTGGTGGCCCCCGCAACGGCGGCAGTGGTATTCCGTGCGTGGCACGATCAGCTTGAAATCCACCTTGGTGCCGATGGCGTTGGCCAGGGGTTGCCAGAAGCTCGGCCAGCCGGTGCCGCTGTCGTATTTGGCGTTGGAGCTGAACAGTGGCAGATCGCAGCCGGCGCAGTGGAACGTACCAGCTCGCTTTTCGGCGTTCAGTGGGCTGCTGAAGGGGCGTTCGGTGCCTTCTTTGCGAAGCACTTGATAGGCGGCCGGACTGAGCCGCTGCTTCCACTGCGCATCGCTGAGTTGCCACTTGGGATCGGAGGCGGCTGAAGCCGCCTCGGCGGCGCGAGGTGCGAGAAGCGGGGTGAACAAGGCCGTAAGAGTGGCCAGAACGCTGCGGCGAGGCATGGTCACGTTGGTAAGAGCCGGATCAGAGCTTGAACCAGCCAGCGCTTAACGCCGTCGCCAGACCGACAAACACGGCCAGCAATGTCCAGGTGATGCGGTTGAGTGT
Coding sequences:
- a CDS encoding MscL family protein, encoding MFRRWLREYADFFFKKGNALELAIGVLVATQFQQIVDVITKDLLMPLLNPLALGGSWQDLSVPYFGGEIMVGRVIDMILNSLIVGWVLFVLIKLISRTRSLTASVIPGDTDG
- a CDS encoding ammonium transporter yields the protein MRTRWRNALIAAAAVPAMQLLCGALLPAEAVEDAGALAAADNTLVLVSAALVLLMTPGLAFFYGGFVQGRNVLNTMAMSFVMMGIATLVWASFGFSLAFANGGTLQPWIGNPFSYALLENIPAAWQPLAIPGLSFALFQGMFAIITPALISGALVERISFRFWCLFTPVWLLLVYAPLAHMVWGGGLLGKDLDFAGGTVVHISSGVTALMLAALLGARRGWPQSMRPPHDVTQILLGTGLLWFGWFGFNGGSQLTVAGAELPFTTTHVSAAAGMVAWSLLETFSDGRKPTVVGMATGAVAGLVGITPAAGFVTVGSSMLIGSLTALVCFFSVQIKVKLRFDDSLDTYAVHGVGGTAGALLTGVFANADLIASHPAGQVLAEQGRLALVSGQLQAVLVAYGLAAAGTLLIAAALRGLGVRFRVPVSAENLGVDVQEHGEEAYAERIGSPQLF
- the msrB gene encoding peptide-methionine (R)-S-oxide reductase MsrB, encoding MPRRSVLATLTALFTPLLAPRAAEAASAASDPKWQLSDAQWKQRLSPAAYQVLRKEGTERPFSSPLNAEKRAGTFHCAGCDLPLFSSNAKYDSGTGWPSFWQPLANAIGTKVDFKLIVPRTEYHCRRCGGHQGHVFGDGPKPTGKRYCNNGVALSFKPNPQNS